In the Streptomyces sp. cg36 genome, one interval contains:
- a CDS encoding SDR family NAD(P)-dependent oxidoreductase has translation MGSLKGKVAVVTGSSRGIGRGIAERLARDGALVAVHYGSNEAAAEETAAAIAEDGGRAFILGAQLGVPGDLDTFMTGLESGLRAHGESRIDILVHNAGLNLMGRPIEVLTPEEFDRMIAVNVKAPFFLTQRLLPRLRDGGRIINISSVSTRVASAHGIAYPLTKGALEVFSHTLAKYLGPRGITVNSVRVGFTRTDMTADVLADPANMERNLSLTALGRIGEVPDIADAVALLASDDARWITGAEIDVTGGVNL, from the coding sequence ATGGGAAGCCTCAAAGGAAAAGTCGCCGTCGTCACCGGCAGCAGTCGGGGCATCGGGCGCGGCATCGCCGAACGTCTGGCGCGGGACGGTGCCCTGGTGGCCGTGCACTACGGCAGCAACGAGGCCGCGGCCGAGGAGACCGCCGCGGCCATCGCCGAAGACGGCGGACGCGCGTTCATCCTGGGCGCCCAACTGGGCGTACCCGGCGACCTGGACACGTTCATGACGGGGCTGGAGAGCGGACTGCGCGCCCACGGGGAGTCCCGGATCGACATCCTGGTCCACAACGCGGGGCTCAACCTCATGGGGCGGCCGATCGAGGTCCTCACCCCCGAGGAGTTCGACCGGATGATCGCGGTCAACGTCAAAGCACCGTTCTTCCTCACCCAGCGGCTGCTGCCGCGCCTGCGCGACGGCGGCCGGATCATCAACATCTCCTCCGTGTCCACCCGCGTCGCCTCCGCCCACGGCATCGCCTATCCGCTCACCAAGGGCGCCCTCGAAGTCTTCAGCCACACCCTGGCCAAATACCTCGGCCCGCGCGGCATCACCGTGAACTCCGTCCGCGTCGGCTTCACCCGCACCGACATGACCGCCGACGTACTGGCCGACCCGGCGAACATGGAGCGCAACCTCAGCCTGACCGCGCTCGGCCGGATCGGCGAAGTCCCCGACATCGCCGACGCGGTCGCCCTCCTGGCCTCCGACGACGCCCGCTGGATCACCGGCGCGGAGATTGACGTCACCGGCGGCGTGAACCTGTAG